One Ignavibacterium album JCM 16511 genomic region harbors:
- a CDS encoding cation diffusion facilitator family transporter yields MSLKKKKILTANNSFEAANKGIRTTVLGIITSILLAAIKAIAGIMGNSYALVADAIESASDVFTSIIVLAGLRIAQLPPDQKHPYGHGKAEPFAGIVVAIALFVAAIIIITQSIHEIITPHHAPAPFTLIVLVVVVITKEFLFRYIIKVGTDVNSVAVKNDAWHHRSDAITSGAAFIGISIALIGGEGYEQADDFAALFASGVIIFNAYRLLRPALDEIMDAAPSKEINQEIINATNSVDGVIATDKCYVRKMGLDYFIDIHIIVDGNLTVHDGHEIAHKVKDYLKSTFPQISNVLVHVEPATEERLSREHIIEQTKNKSS; encoded by the coding sequence ATGTCATTAAAGAAGAAAAAAATATTAACCGCTAACAATTCCTTTGAAGCAGCTAACAAAGGAATTCGTACCACGGTTCTCGGAATTATCACAAGCATTTTACTTGCTGCTATTAAAGCCATCGCAGGTATAATGGGAAATTCATATGCACTTGTTGCTGATGCCATCGAGTCAGCTTCTGATGTTTTTACTTCTATAATAGTTTTGGCTGGTTTAAGAATCGCTCAGTTACCTCCTGATCAAAAGCATCCTTACGGACACGGAAAAGCAGAACCTTTTGCTGGAATAGTTGTTGCTATTGCCTTGTTTGTTGCTGCTATCATAATAATCACACAAAGCATTCACGAAATAATAACTCCTCATCATGCACCAGCGCCGTTTACCTTAATTGTTCTGGTGGTTGTTGTAATTACAAAGGAATTTTTATTCAGATACATTATTAAAGTTGGAACTGATGTAAACAGCGTTGCAGTTAAAAATGATGCCTGGCATCATCGGAGCGATGCTATAACCTCCGGTGCTGCATTCATTGGAATTTCTATTGCTTTAATTGGTGGGGAAGGTTATGAACAAGCAGATGATTTTGCTGCTTTATTCGCTTCAGGAGTAATTATTTTCAATGCTTACAGACTATTAAGACCAGCACTTGATGAAATAATGGACGCAGCACCATCAAAAGAAATTAATCAGGAAATTATTAATGCAACAAACTCAGTTGATGGAGTGATTGCTACTGATAAATGTTATGTTAGAAAAATGGGTCTCGACTATTTCATAGATATTCACATTATCGTTGATGGAAATCTTACTGTGCATGATGGACACGAAATTGCACATAAGGTGAAAGATTATCTTAAAAGTACATTCCCTCAAATTTCAAATGTTCTGGTTCATGTAGAACCGGCTACTGAAGAAAGATTAAGCAGAGAACATATAATTGAACAGACAAAAAATAAGTCAAGCTGA
- a CDS encoding lipopolysaccharide assembly protein LapA domain-containing protein, giving the protein MKTKVIITLVLIGIFILFVIQNIEVVNIHFLFFSFPVSQVLLLFIVFAIGIIIGMMLPGLLSNKNKTSEVSDK; this is encoded by the coding sequence ATGAAAACTAAAGTTATTATCACATTAGTGTTGATTGGAATTTTTATCCTTTTTGTAATTCAGAATATTGAAGTTGTCAACATTCATTTTTTGTTTTTCTCGTTTCCTGTTTCACAAGTACTGTTGCTATTTATTGTCTTTGCCATAGGAATAATTATTGGAATGATGTTGCCAGGTTTACTTTCGAATAAAAACAAAACCAGCGAGGTTTCAGATAAATGA
- the lpxA gene encoding acyl-ACP--UDP-N-acetylglucosamine O-acyltransferase yields MNSIHPTAIVSPKAKIGDNNKIGPFVIIHDDVEIGNDCEIGPHAVIYDGARIGNKVKIKQSASIAHVPQDLKFGNEESVFIIGDNTVIHEFVTLHRGTKETRMSRIGKNCLLMAYSHVAHDCEIGDNVILANGVQIAGHVHIEDYAIIGGMTPVHQFCKVGCHAMVGGGLRAVQDVPPYILCGDLPLRFAGLNVIGLRRRGFATQDIEALKKAYNYIYDKSFNVSQALKKIEEELIDNKHVQHVVEFIRSSKRGIIGK; encoded by the coding sequence ATGAATTCTATTCATCCAACCGCGATTGTAAGTCCCAAAGCAAAAATTGGTGATAATAATAAAATCGGTCCGTTCGTAATTATTCATGATGATGTTGAAATTGGAAACGACTGCGAGATTGGTCCGCATGCTGTTATTTATGACGGTGCAAGAATCGGAAACAAAGTTAAGATTAAACAATCTGCATCAATCGCGCATGTTCCTCAGGATTTAAAGTTCGGAAATGAAGAATCTGTATTTATTATTGGAGACAATACAGTTATTCACGAGTTCGTTACTCTTCACAGAGGAACCAAAGAAACAAGAATGTCTCGCATAGGAAAAAATTGTTTGCTTATGGCTTATTCACATGTTGCACATGATTGCGAAATTGGTGATAATGTTATTTTAGCAAATGGAGTACAGATTGCCGGACATGTTCATATCGAAGATTATGCTATCATAGGTGGAATGACACCGGTTCATCAATTCTGTAAAGTTGGTTGTCACGCCATGGTTGGCGGAGGTTTGCGCGCTGTTCAGGATGTTCCGCCTTATATTCTTTGTGGCGATTTACCACTTCGTTTTGCAGGATTAAATGTCATTGGTTTACGCCGCCGCGGTTTTGCAACTCAGGATATCGAAGCACTGAAGAAGGCTTATAATTATATTTATGATAAATCATTTAATGTATCGCAGGCATTAAAGAAAATTGAAGAAGAATTAATTGATAACAAACATGTTCAGCATGTTGTTGAATTTATCCGCTCTAGTAAGCGAGGAATTATTGGCAAATGA
- the rfaE1 gene encoding D-glycero-beta-D-manno-heptose-7-phosphate kinase: protein MIKIPEKRLLQLKKNFRNKRIAIVGDMMLDIYFWGDVKRISPEAPVPVLEVENEIFRFGGAANCALNILKLGGTPEPIGVIGYDSFGSIFNSLLQEMNISHDGIIIDDERPTTAKTRVIAGSQHVVRIDKESKNTINKNIQDKLFKYLESIIDKLDGIILQDYNKGVLSESLIKKIISLANKKNVLITVDPKFHNFFAYKNVTVFKPNRKEAEDVLGMKIKTDEDISKAGNILLKKLGAKNILLTLGEGGIAVFEKGKPERRMPTKARKVADVSGAGDTVISTLTIALAAGADVIEASYLANYAGGLVCEEVGIVPIEADYLFETILKENK from the coding sequence ATGATTAAAATACCAGAAAAAAGATTATTACAATTGAAAAAGAATTTCAGAAATAAACGCATTGCGATTGTCGGCGATATGATGCTTGATATTTATTTCTGGGGAGATGTTAAAAGAATTTCACCTGAAGCACCGGTTCCTGTGCTTGAAGTTGAAAATGAAATTTTCAGATTTGGCGGAGCTGCAAACTGTGCGTTAAACATTCTTAAACTTGGCGGAACTCCTGAACCTATTGGAGTAATCGGTTACGATAGCTTTGGTTCAATATTTAATTCACTTCTGCAGGAAATGAATATTTCTCACGATGGAATTATCATTGATGATGAAAGACCCACAACAGCTAAAACAAGAGTAATTGCGGGAAGTCAGCATGTAGTCAGAATTGATAAAGAAAGTAAGAACACGATAAATAAAAATATTCAGGATAAACTGTTTAAATATCTTGAAAGCATAATTGACAAACTTGATGGAATAATTCTTCAGGATTATAATAAAGGAGTTCTTTCAGAATCATTAATCAAAAAAATTATTTCTCTTGCAAATAAAAAAAATGTTTTGATTACCGTTGACCCGAAATTTCATAACTTCTTTGCTTACAAAAATGTTACTGTGTTCAAACCAAACAGAAAAGAAGCTGAGGATGTTTTGGGAATGAAGATTAAAACTGATGAGGACATTTCAAAAGCAGGTAACATTCTTTTGAAAAAATTAGGCGCAAAAAATATTTTACTCACACTTGGCGAAGGTGGAATTGCAGTTTTTGAAAAAGGTAAACCGGAAAGAAGAATGCCCACCAAAGCAAGAAAAGTTGCTGATGTTTCAGGTGCCGGTGATACGGTTATTTCAACACTAACAATTGCACTTGCTGCCGGTGCTGATGTAATTGAAGCATCTTATCTTGCAAATTATGCCGGCGGACTTGTTTGTGAAGAAGTTGGAATTGTTCCAATTGAAGCAGATTATTTATTCGAAACAATTTTAAAAGAAAATAAATGA
- a CDS encoding sigma-54-dependent transcriptional regulator — MTELAKNSKILVCDDEEALCYLLKEQLIEEGFNVDAVYDGKYAIDAVKQKNYDVVLLDLNMREVQGEEVLKFIKDEYPSIEVIILSSQTEMKKAIQCIKSGAYDYIPKPHDPEELILTINRALERKHLLVKTEILEKEFFKKHPINIIGSSKALHRVLSLANKAAMSDSNILIEGETGTGKELFAEYIHKQSARKDKPFVAINCASLPDQLIESELFGHEKGAFTDAKSTKQGLVEIAHGGTLFLDEIGELSLSLQPKLLRFLENGEYRRIGGVTNLTSNVRVIGATNRNLLEEAENRNFRKDLLFRLNVITLTIPPLRERKEDIIPLAKHFLEVKSPVRSPKRLSPEAEELLMNYDFTGNVRELEHIIERAIIFADGDVIKAEDLNLPIARGGMVARGRGPVDIPADILSMEELEKWHIENVLNANKWDRTQTAMQLGISPKTLYTKIKKYELKQN, encoded by the coding sequence ATGACAGAACTAGCAAAAAATTCTAAAATTCTCGTCTGTGATGACGAGGAAGCACTTTGTTACCTTCTTAAAGAACAGCTTATTGAGGAAGGTTTTAATGTTGACGCCGTTTATGACGGGAAATATGCTATTGATGCAGTTAAGCAAAAAAATTATGATGTGGTGCTTCTTGACCTTAATATGAGAGAAGTTCAGGGTGAAGAAGTATTGAAATTTATAAAAGATGAGTATCCTTCGATTGAAGTAATAATCCTTTCTTCACAAACAGAAATGAAGAAAGCCATTCAGTGTATCAAATCAGGAGCTTACGATTACATTCCCAAACCACACGATCCTGAGGAATTAATTTTAACAATCAATCGTGCTCTTGAGCGCAAACATCTTCTTGTTAAAACAGAAATACTGGAAAAAGAATTCTTTAAAAAGCATCCTATTAACATCATCGGTTCGAGTAAAGCTTTACATCGTGTTCTGAGCTTAGCCAATAAAGCAGCGATGTCTGATTCAAATATTTTAATTGAAGGTGAAACCGGAACAGGTAAAGAATTATTTGCGGAGTATATCCATAAACAATCTGCAAGAAAAGATAAACCATTCGTAGCAATCAACTGTGCTTCATTACCAGATCAATTGATTGAAAGTGAATTATTCGGACACGAAAAAGGCGCCTTCACTGATGCAAAATCTACAAAGCAAGGATTGGTTGAAATTGCTCACGGCGGAACTTTGTTTCTCGATGAAATAGGCGAACTTAGTTTATCACTTCAACCTAAACTGTTAAGATTTCTTGAAAACGGAGAATACAGAAGAATTGGTGGAGTAACAAATCTGACTTCAAATGTGAGAGTTATTGGAGCTACAAATAGAAATCTTTTGGAAGAAGCTGAAAACAGAAATTTCAGAAAGGATCTTCTTTTCAGATTAAATGTAATAACGCTTACAATTCCACCATTGAGAGAAAGAAAAGAAGATATTATACCTCTTGCAAAGCACTTTCTTGAAGTAAAATCTCCGGTAAGATCGCCCAAAAGACTATCGCCAGAAGCAGAAGAATTATTGATGAATTATGATTTTACTGGTAATGTCAGAGAACTTGAACACATTATTGAGCGTGCAATAATTTTTGCAGATGGTGATGTTATTAAAGCTGAAGATCTGAATTTGCCTATCGCAAGAGGTGGAATGGTTGCCAGAGGCAGAGGTCCGGTTGATATTCCTGCTGACATTCTGAGTATGGAGGAACTTGAAAAGTGGCATATTGAAAATGTATTGAACGCAAATAAATGGGACAGAACACAAACTGCAATGCAGCTTGGTATCAGTCCCAAAACACTTTACACTAAAATTAAAAAATACGAACTCAAACAGAACTGA
- a CDS encoding bifunctional UDP-3-O-[3-hydroxymyristoyl] N-acetylglucosamine deacetylase/3-hydroxyacyl-ACP dehydratase, producing MIQTQRTIANPVSMSGIGLHTGTECTMTFKPAAENTGIRFVRVDLGGNPEIPAVAEQVVDVSRGTTIGIGEAKVHTVEHVLAAIVGLQIDNIIIELDGIEPPVGDGSALPYVEVLQKAGFVQQEAPKDYLVIDETVMYHNEEKQIDIVALPLDGYRITVMVDYQNPALGSQHTGLFDLEKEFVTEFAPARTFCFLSEVESLANQGLIKGGDLDNAVVIVDHNLNENELKELGRKIGITENFTLGEQGILNNKELRFKNEPVRHKLLDLMGDLALIGAPIKAQILAARPGHKANVEFAKQIRKLYQQKKLVKKFQFVKKEGVVFDSNAIQRILPHRYPFLLVDKIIHLDMDKKVIGVKSVTVNEPFFVGHFPGQPIMPGVLILEAMAQTGGILLLNSFPNPEEKLVYFMQINNAKFRKPVVPGDQLFMEVELTQKKSKVVMMAARSYVNDVLVAEAEFMAGIVDREQKTEE from the coding sequence ATGATTCAAACACAAAGAACAATTGCTAATCCAGTATCGATGAGTGGAATCGGACTTCACACAGGAACTGAGTGTACAATGACCTTTAAACCTGCGGCAGAAAATACAGGAATCAGATTTGTAAGAGTAGATTTGGGAGGAAATCCGGAAATTCCTGCTGTTGCCGAACAAGTAGTTGATGTTTCAAGAGGCACTACAATCGGAATTGGTGAAGCTAAAGTTCATACAGTTGAACATGTATTGGCTGCGATTGTAGGTTTACAAATTGATAATATCATAATTGAATTAGATGGAATTGAACCTCCTGTTGGCGATGGAAGTGCTTTACCTTATGTGGAAGTTTTACAAAAGGCAGGATTTGTTCAGCAGGAAGCACCAAAGGATTATCTTGTTATTGATGAAACAGTGATGTATCACAACGAAGAAAAACAAATTGATATTGTTGCGCTTCCTCTTGATGGTTACAGAATTACCGTGATGGTTGATTATCAGAATCCTGCATTAGGAAGTCAGCACACAGGATTATTCGATCTTGAAAAAGAATTTGTAACTGAGTTTGCACCTGCAAGAACATTTTGTTTTTTAAGTGAAGTCGAATCACTTGCTAATCAGGGCTTAATCAAAGGTGGTGATTTGGATAACGCTGTTGTAATTGTTGATCATAATCTGAATGAAAATGAATTAAAAGAGCTTGGCAGGAAAATCGGAATAACAGAAAATTTTACTTTAGGTGAACAGGGAATTCTTAACAATAAAGAATTAAGATTTAAGAATGAACCAGTAAGACACAAACTACTTGATTTGATGGGCGACCTTGCATTGATTGGTGCACCGATAAAAGCTCAGATACTTGCTGCTCGTCCGGGTCACAAAGCTAATGTTGAGTTTGCAAAACAGATTAGAAAACTTTATCAGCAGAAAAAGCTTGTAAAGAAGTTTCAGTTTGTAAAGAAAGAAGGAGTTGTTTTCGATTCAAATGCAATTCAGAGAATTCTTCCACATCGTTACCCTTTCCTTTTGGTTGATAAGATAATTCATCTCGATATGGATAAAAAAGTAATTGGTGTAAAGTCAGTTACAGTAAATGAACCATTCTTTGTTGGGCATTTCCCTGGTCAACCGATAATGCCCGGCGTTTTAATTCTCGAAGCAATGGCTCAGACAGGTGGAATACTTCTTCTGAATTCATTTCCAAATCCGGAAGAAAAATTAGTTTACTTTATGCAGATAAATAATGCTAAATTCAGAAAGCCGGTTGTACCCGGTGACCAATTATTTATGGAAGTTGAATTAACTCAGAAGAAAAGTAAAGTTGTGATGATGGCTGCCCGTTCTTATGTAAATGATGTATTGGTTGCTGAAGCCGAATTTATGGCTGGTATTGTAGATAGAGAACAAAAAACCGAAGAGTAA
- a CDS encoding Crp/Fnr family transcriptional regulator — translation MNRQKISQAELLNALPFLEGYSKAGTEEFLSQSVYSRIPRGKIISTEGDSCSSFSFVMNGSIKVYKIADNGREITLYYLNKGDSCILTASCILSKKKFPAISQAEVDTEVLTIPAEILLEWVDKYEHWRSYVFGLLSNRLADIITIVEEIIFRNVDKRLIKYLLINAKPDQSEILKTHYAIASDIGTSREVVSRLLKELEESNLISLSRGSITILDSKALEEKLKK, via the coding sequence TTGAACAGACAAAAAATAAGTCAAGCTGAATTACTCAATGCCTTGCCTTTTCTGGAAGGTTATAGTAAAGCCGGAACAGAGGAATTTCTTTCTCAATCGGTTTACAGCCGAATTCCCAGAGGAAAGATAATTTCAACAGAAGGAGATAGTTGTTCAAGTTTCTCCTTTGTTATGAATGGTTCAATAAAAGTTTATAAAATTGCTGACAACGGAAGGGAAATTACACTTTACTATTTGAACAAAGGTGATTCCTGTATTCTTACAGCTTCCTGCATTTTGTCAAAGAAAAAATTTCCTGCCATTTCACAAGCAGAAGTTGATACCGAAGTTTTAACAATTCCGGCTGAAATTTTATTGGAATGGGTTGATAAATATGAGCACTGGCGATCTTATGTTTTCGGTTTATTAAGTAACAGACTTGCTGATATAATCACAATTGTGGAAGAAATAATTTTCAGAAATGTTGATAAACGACTTATAAAATATCTTCTTATAAATGCTAAACCTGATCAGAGTGAAATTCTGAAAACACATTATGCAATTGCCAGTGATATTGGTACATCACGAGAAGTTGTAAGCCGATTACTTAAAGAATTGGAGGAATCTAATCTCATTTCACTTTCCCGTGGAAGTATTACAATTCTGGATTCAAAAGCGCTTGAAGAAAAACTAAAAAAATAA
- a CDS encoding DUF5694 domain-containing protein, giving the protein MRDKIILLLALITFLLVGCLKEMPDKELTVSIESEDPIRNLQKLTPDEFKTNVMILGVPPLNVLRKDFSPALLDSLIYVLKKFNPSLICIDGISPKQIEVFQHLDKYHSKLAHSISAKEINLAESVRKKYKISYAKAVEEVDSLLRKENANNNISVKERLEVIKNLIATYDIYSASLQWSYLNKEEKSKADLENSVKEELEQLINSNDENSSIGIRLARELKLQKLYPINDYSDKFYLDKISDKLYEDMLISEVYLNSRKDILDYQSDKKLKEALAKKNLLPFFKHINSVDYLINSSNKNWGIYYKMFLDSGLDRTRVALWEMKCLRIAANIREISSFYPGKNILVIIDVSAKPFLEEYLKSMGDIQIMGL; this is encoded by the coding sequence ATGAGAGATAAAATTATTCTATTACTTGCTTTAATTACTTTCCTATTGGTTGGTTGTTTGAAAGAAATGCCGGATAAGGAGCTCACTGTTTCAATTGAAAGTGAAGACCCAATCAGAAACCTGCAAAAGCTTACTCCTGATGAATTCAAAACAAATGTAATGATACTTGGTGTTCCACCTTTAAATGTGCTAAGAAAAGATTTTTCACCGGCTTTACTTGATAGTTTAATCTATGTCCTTAAAAAATTCAATCCATCTTTAATTTGTATTGATGGAATTTCCCCAAAACAAATTGAAGTGTTTCAGCATCTTGATAAGTACCATTCCAAGCTCGCTCATTCAATTTCTGCAAAAGAAATTAATCTGGCAGAGTCTGTTAGAAAAAAATATAAAATAAGTTATGCAAAAGCTGTTGAAGAAGTTGATTCATTGCTCAGAAAAGAAAATGCGAATAATAACATTTCAGTTAAAGAGAGGTTGGAGGTAATTAAAAATTTAATTGCTACTTATGATATTTACAGTGCTTCACTTCAGTGGAGTTATTTAAATAAAGAAGAAAAGTCTAAAGCTGATTTAGAGAATTCAGTAAAAGAAGAACTTGAACAATTAATCAATTCAAACGATGAAAATAGTTCGATAGGCATCCGATTGGCAAGAGAATTAAAACTTCAAAAGCTTTATCCGATTAATGATTATTCTGATAAATTTTATCTCGATAAAATTTCTGATAAACTATATGAAGACATGCTGATTAGCGAAGTTTATCTTAATTCAAGAAAAGATATACTTGATTATCAATCCGATAAAAAACTAAAAGAAGCATTAGCAAAGAAAAATCTTCTTCCGTTTTTCAAACATATAAACTCTGTTGATTATCTGATTAACTCATCAAATAAAAATTGGGGAATTTACTATAAAATGTTTCTCGATTCCGGTCTGGATAGAACAAGAGTTGCACTTTGGGAAATGAAGTGTCTGAGAATTGCAGCAAACATCAGAGAAATTAGTTCTTTTTATCCTGGTAAGAATATTCTGGTAATTATAGATGTTTCTGCAAAACCATTTCTTGAAGAATATCTTAAATCAATGGGAGATATTCAGATAATGGGTCTTTAA
- a CDS encoding YgaP family membrane protein, with protein MTANVGSADKIIRIVLGLAIIVIGYLNESWWGLVGLVPLLTAFMGFCPAYSLLGISTKTKVPTEKMKV; from the coding sequence ATGACTGCTAATGTTGGAAGTGCAGATAAAATTATCCGCATCGTTCTTGGTCTTGCTATTATTGTAATCGGTTATCTGAATGAAAGTTGGTGGGGTTTGGTAGGACTTGTTCCATTGCTGACTGCATTTATGGGCTTTTGCCCTGCATACAGTCTGTTGGGAATTTCTACTAAAACTAAAGTTCCAACCGAAAAAATGAAAGTGTAA
- the rfaE2 gene encoding D-glycero-beta-D-manno-heptose 1-phosphate adenylyltransferase has translation MKMILSRKEIKEVRAELKSRNKKVVFTNGCFDLIHSGHVDYLVKAKQLGDVLIVGLNTDESVRRIKGEKRPILKQDERAFIVSNLKPVDYVTFFDEDTPAEIISDLIPDILVKGADWSIDKIVGREVVEANGGEVKTIEFVNDQSTSKIIQTILSRYK, from the coding sequence ATGAAAATGATTTTATCACGCAAAGAGATAAAAGAGGTTAGAGCAGAGTTAAAATCAAGAAATAAAAAAGTTGTTTTCACCAATGGTTGTTTTGATCTTATTCATTCCGGTCATGTTGATTATCTGGTAAAAGCAAAACAACTTGGTGATGTTCTTATCGTTGGTTTGAATACTGATGAATCTGTAAGAAGAATTAAAGGTGAAAAAAGACCAATCCTGAAACAGGATGAAAGAGCATTCATCGTTTCCAATCTTAAACCTGTTGATTATGTCACTTTTTTTGATGAGGATACTCCGGCAGAAATAATCTCAGATTTAATTCCGGATATATTAGTTAAAGGTGCTGATTGGTCAATTGATAAAATTGTCGGAAGAGAAGTTGTTGAAGCAAACGGTGGTGAAGTAAAAACAATTGAATTTGTTAATGACCAATCAACTTCAAAAATTATTCAAACAATTCTAAGCAGATACAAATAA
- a CDS encoding H-type lectin domain-containing protein yields the protein MKNLLSLTALLILFLIINTSAQVQSGTWSVKEGQAGYNLHTNQGERATTISVRFPTPFENKPKVALSVTQIDADKNANQRYNVEAISISRDGFTIKIRTWADSKVFSISGYWIAHE from the coding sequence ATGAAAAATTTATTATCTCTAACTGCATTGCTGATTTTATTTTTAATTATTAATACTTCAGCGCAAGTTCAATCCGGAACATGGTCTGTTAAAGAAGGACAGGCAGGATATAATCTTCATACCAATCAGGGCGAAAGAGCAACAACAATAAGTGTTCGTTTCCCAACCCCTTTTGAAAACAAGCCCAAAGTTGCTCTGTCAGTAACACAGATTGATGCTGATAAAAATGCAAATCAAAGATATAATGTTGAGGCAATTTCAATTTCAAGAGATGGATTTACAATAAAAATCAGAACCTGGGCTGATTCAAAAGTTTTTAGTATCAGTGGATACTGGATAGCACACGAATGA
- a CDS encoding lipoate--protein ligase family protein, with translation MKFDVILSGENNGKFNMDFDIELAKSFPSNPILRLYRWKPYCISLGANQRLDEVNYSKAFSDNIDVVKRPTGGRAILHSEELTYSVVFPLELIYSAREIYNEINVALREGLILYDASLNELELEHNQVDFKNFYKEDKSAICFAVSAKSEINFRNKKLVGSAQRKIGKVVLQHGSILCGDFHLKIADYLNVDDGRKSQIKNEIAETTIDLRSILKQEINYEYLSDCLIQGFKKHFNADVDVKEFSLQ, from the coding sequence ATGAAGTTTGATGTGATTCTCTCAGGAGAGAACAATGGTAAATTCAATATGGACTTTGATATTGAACTTGCCAAAAGTTTTCCTTCCAATCCAATTCTAAGACTTTACAGATGGAAACCTTATTGTATTTCGCTTGGTGCAAATCAAAGATTGGATGAGGTCAATTACTCAAAGGCATTCAGTGATAATATTGATGTAGTAAAAAGACCGACCGGAGGAAGAGCAATTCTTCACTCAGAGGAGCTAACTTACTCTGTTGTTTTTCCTTTGGAACTGATTTATTCTGCAAGAGAAATTTATAATGAAATTAATGTTGCGCTTAGAGAAGGATTAATTTTATATGATGCTTCACTAAACGAATTAGAATTAGAACACAATCAGGTTGATTTCAAAAATTTTTATAAGGAAGATAAAAGTGCAATTTGTTTTGCTGTTTCTGCAAAGAGTGAAATAAATTTCAGAAATAAAAAACTTGTTGGCAGTGCACAAAGGAAAATAGGAAAAGTTGTTCTTCAGCACGGATCAATTTTGTGCGGAGATTTTCATCTGAAAATTGCAGACTATCTGAATGTTGATGATGGAAGAAAATCCCAAATAAAAAATGAAATTGCAGAAACTACAATAGATCTCAGGTCAATTCTTAAACAGGAAATTAATTATGAATATCTTTCTGATTGTTTAATTCAAGGCTTCAAAAAACATTTTAATGCGGATGTTGATGTTAAAGAGTTTTCTCTCCAATAA